One window from the genome of Betaproteobacteria bacterium encodes:
- a CDS encoding purine-binding chemotaxis protein CheW has protein sequence MSIGTAQQAMGIGAAAEAAGELERREFLTCRLGEEAYGIDILQVQEIREIDHVTRVPHVAAFVRGVINLRGAIVPVVDLGLMFGFAQPIALKGASVIVLNAERRLVGLAVSGVSDVIALATEEILPAPDLGDRAIGAAIEGIGRRDGASVMLLDVGHVLRRVRAVKP, from the coding sequence ATGAGCATCGGAACGGCGCAGCAGGCGATGGGCATCGGCGCAGCGGCCGAGGCCGCGGGCGAGCTGGAGCGAAGGGAATTCCTCACCTGCCGGCTCGGGGAGGAGGCCTACGGCATCGATATCCTCCAGGTACAGGAGATCCGCGAGATCGACCACGTCACCCGGGTGCCGCACGTTGCTGCGTTCGTGCGCGGGGTGATCAATCTGCGCGGGGCGATCGTGCCGGTCGTGGACCTGGGCCTCATGTTCGGCTTCGCGCAGCCCATTGCGCTCAAGGGCGCGAGCGTCATCGTGCTCAACGCGGAGCGCCGGCTCGTGGGACTGGCGGTGTCGGGCGTGTCGGACGTGATCGCACTGGCAACCGAGGAGATCCTTCCCGCGCCGGATCTGGGCGACCGCGCCATCGGTGCGGCGATCGAGGGCATCGGCCGGCGCGACGGGGCGAGCGTGATGCTCCTCGACGTGGGTCACGTGCTCAGGCGCGTTCGCGCGGTGAAGCCGTGA
- a CDS encoding protein kinase, giving the protein MSIKTGMPPGQGADAVRDVPSRIGPYEILGVLGRGQSATIYLGRELFPAREVAIKVYDPQRLNSEDRQIFRSLFLKETLLAKRLTHPAITQVYDAAFDDDRAYIVMEYAQEGSLERFTTAEGLLEAPKVAQLLESCCDALSYANAQGVIHRDLKPANILMAADGEAKVADFGVAFSNLAFDSTRTMVVGSPAYMAPEQIGGQPSTARTDMYSLGIVLYKLLTGTLPFTAESPAALAACIMMGNLPPPGKVRPGLPPMLDLIFARATERDPAMRYPTWEDFAADLRTVAQPGGEMTEAERLVRLRKLSFFRQFTAESVAEASSMGRWFTLRAGSQLVGEGDPGYSLFVLARGQMRVTKAGTLLGIRGAGECLAETGFLRGSGAHRFSTLTAVTDCALIEFDPDVLWLASAETMQQFHKAFLATMAERLVHAETALAELLGGKNVTLY; this is encoded by the coding sequence GTGAGCATCAAGACCGGCATGCCGCCGGGACAGGGCGCTGATGCCGTCCGCGACGTGCCCAGCCGCATCGGCCCCTATGAAATCCTCGGCGTGCTGGGTCGCGGCCAGTCGGCGACGATCTATCTCGGCCGCGAGCTGTTTCCGGCCCGGGAAGTCGCCATCAAGGTCTACGACCCGCAGCGGCTCAACTCCGAGGACCGGCAGATCTTCCGCTCGCTGTTCCTGAAGGAGACGCTTCTCGCCAAGCGGCTGACCCACCCGGCCATCACGCAAGTCTACGACGCGGCCTTCGACGACGATCGCGCCTACATCGTCATGGAATACGCGCAGGAGGGCAGCCTCGAGCGGTTCACCACTGCCGAAGGCTTGCTCGAAGCCCCCAAGGTCGCGCAACTGCTGGAGAGCTGCTGCGACGCGCTGTCCTACGCCAATGCCCAGGGCGTGATTCACCGCGACCTGAAACCCGCCAACATCCTGATGGCGGCCGACGGGGAGGCGAAAGTGGCGGACTTCGGCGTGGCCTTCTCCAACCTTGCCTTCGACTCGACCCGGACGATGGTCGTGGGGTCCCCGGCTTACATGGCTCCCGAGCAGATCGGCGGCCAACCCTCCACCGCCCGGACCGACATGTATTCCCTGGGGATCGTCCTCTACAAGCTTCTGACCGGGACGCTGCCCTTCACGGCGGAATCGCCCGCCGCCCTCGCGGCCTGCATCATGATGGGAAACCTGCCGCCGCCGGGCAAGGTCCGGCCGGGGTTGCCGCCGATGCTCGACCTGATCTTCGCGCGGGCGACGGAGCGTGACCCGGCGATGCGCTATCCGACCTGGGAGGATTTCGCCGCCGACCTGCGCACGGTCGCCCAGCCCGGGGGCGAGATGACGGAGGCCGAACGCCTGGTCCGCCTGCGCAAACTTTCGTTCTTTCGCCAGTTCACTGCCGAATCGGTCGCGGAAGCGTCTTCGATGGGCCGCTGGTTCACGCTTCGTGCCGGGTCGCAGCTCGTCGGCGAGGGCGATCCGGGGTACTCCCTGTTCGTCCTGGCGCGCGGGCAGATGCGCGTCACAAAGGCAGGAACGCTGCTCGGCATCCGCGGTGCCGGCGAGTGCCTGGCGGAGACCGGCTTCCTGCGCGGCTCCGGGGCGCATCGCTTCAGCACGCTCACGGCCGTCACCGACTGCGCGCTCATCGAGTTCGACCCTGACGTGCTGTGGCTTGCCAGCGCCGAGACGATGCAGCAGTTCCACAAGGCGTTCCTGGCGACGATGGCCGAACGGCTCGTGCACGCCGAAACCGCCCTCGCGGAACTCCTCGGTGGCAAGAACGTGACGCTCTACTGA
- a CDS encoding chemotaxis protein CheW → MRPRQAIREATREVLVFRLGGEEYGVDILKVQEIRGYDKVTALPSAPDFLKGVVNLRGTIVPVLDLRVKFGLPEPTYDAFTVVIVLRIVSRVIGIVVDGVSDVVQLTANEIKSAPRLGSLVDATYLAGLATQSDRMILLLDIESFLSARELDLLGGVTASADNAA, encoded by the coding sequence ATGCGACCACGCCAGGCAATACGTGAGGCAACCCGGGAAGTGCTCGTCTTCCGGCTGGGCGGCGAGGAATACGGAGTCGATATCCTGAAAGTGCAGGAGATCCGCGGCTACGACAAGGTGACCGCGCTGCCCTCGGCCCCCGATTTCCTCAAGGGCGTGGTGAACCTGCGCGGCACGATCGTGCCGGTGCTGGACCTGCGCGTTAAGTTCGGCCTGCCGGAGCCCACCTACGACGCCTTCACGGTGGTGATCGTGCTACGGATCGTTTCCCGGGTCATCGGGATCGTGGTCGATGGCGTCTCCGACGTCGTGCAGCTCACCGCCAACGAGATCAAGAGCGCCCCGCGCCTCGGGTCCCTCGTGGATGCCACCTACCTGGCCGGCCTCGCCACGCAAAGCGATCGCATGATCCTGCTGCTGGACATCGAGAGTTTCCTGTCCGCGCGGGAACTCGACCTGCTCGGGGGGGTGACGGCCTCCGCCGACAACGCTGCATGA
- a CDS encoding methyl-accepting chemotaxis protein, translating to MKRYLRFVARHPYLLVALIVVFFLPWVWMAFLVPAWALLTSLALVPLAAFAGLALVVRDMTAEEEEEPPDAGSEPFIKWRKRTRLFQQVVIGLDTMLERWDAAAEINRRKLEMVTESVEDVIRLTESAVTEISKSFRVVVARANEQTEAVMSLLKGEGESGASGILSLPEFIKAYDSQLLNVTSHMTSFSQAADEMASHQKRITEHARVMEETIDGLRNMAAQISRIALDGSVAMTSQTFTSQDFVEITDRIRGISAEAHDLTRKTRQGLDAIGDEVRQGNRRTTQVAEAARRAVGVARAEISSLNAATTEQTRKIESTLQRINALSVEIQRDINQIIVAMQFQDITRQKLERLHKPALGAAADSLSLLSHETRALLQRDLYRAVRAYSESALKPQFEDSKGEQARRLDEADQPAEADGTRPPDKRVEIF from the coding sequence ATGAAGCGATATCTGCGGTTCGTCGCCCGCCATCCATACCTGCTGGTGGCGCTGATCGTGGTGTTTTTCCTGCCCTGGGTGTGGATGGCGTTCCTCGTGCCGGCCTGGGCACTCCTGACTTCGCTCGCACTGGTGCCTCTGGCGGCTTTCGCGGGGCTGGCGCTCGTCGTGCGGGACATGACCGCCGAGGAGGAGGAGGAGCCCCCCGACGCCGGGAGCGAACCGTTCATCAAGTGGCGCAAGCGCACGCGGCTTTTCCAGCAAGTGGTGATCGGCCTGGACACCATGCTGGAGCGCTGGGATGCGGCTGCGGAAATCAACCGCAGGAAGCTCGAGATGGTGACCGAGTCCGTCGAGGACGTCATCCGGCTCACGGAAAGCGCCGTCACCGAGATCAGCAAGAGTTTCCGTGTCGTGGTCGCCAGGGCGAACGAGCAGACGGAGGCGGTGATGTCGCTGCTGAAGGGCGAGGGGGAGAGCGGGGCGAGCGGCATCCTGTCGCTTCCGGAGTTCATCAAGGCCTACGACTCGCAGCTGCTGAACGTCACGTCGCACATGACGAGCTTTTCGCAGGCCGCCGACGAGATGGCGAGCCACCAGAAGCGCATCACCGAGCACGCCCGGGTGATGGAGGAGACGATCGACGGCCTGCGCAACATGGCCGCGCAGATCTCCCGCATCGCGCTGGACGGCTCCGTCGCCATGACATCGCAGACGTTCACGTCCCAGGACTTCGTCGAGATCACGGACCGCATCCGCGGGATCAGCGCCGAGGCGCACGACCTCACCCGGAAGACTCGTCAGGGCCTGGACGCGATCGGTGACGAGGTCAGGCAGGGCAACCGCCGCACGACGCAGGTGGCCGAGGCCGCGCGCCGCGCGGTGGGGGTTGCGCGGGCGGAGATCTCCTCGCTCAATGCCGCGACGACCGAGCAGACCCGCAAGATCGAATCGACGCTGCAGCGCATCAACGCGCTCTCCGTCGAGATCCAGAGGGACATCAACCAGATCATCGTGGCGATGCAGTTCCAGGACATCACGCGGCAGAAGCTGGAGCGCCTGCACAAGCCCGCGCTGGGCGCGGCGGCCGATTCCCTGTCGCTTCTGTCGCACGAAACCCGGGCACTCCTGCAGCGTGACCTCTACCGCGCCGTCCGCGCCTACTCGGAAAGCGCCCTCAAGCCGCAGTTCGAGGACAGCAAGGGCGAGCAGGCGCGCCGACTCGACGAGGCGGACCAGCCGGCCGAAGCCGACGGGACCCGGCCGCCGGACAAGAGGGTCGAAATCTTCTGA
- a CDS encoding 2-oxoacid:acceptor oxidoreductase subunit alpha, which yields MPMKLEAVNDFVIKFANVNGSGSASANTLFAKAIMRMGVPVSPRNIFPSNIQGLPTWYEVRVSEAGWLGRRGGADLMVAMNPQTWEKDVVEIEPGGYLFYDSTKPLHTDKFRSDVTVLAMPLTEICNATYSDPRQRQLFKNIIYVGALAALLDMDIAEVEKLVAEQYKGKEKLLEPNLKALHLGRDYALAHLPCPLGITVKRSDKVGDKVFLEGNSATALGAVYGGATVCAWYPITPSSSVAEAFARHCRKFRTDAATGKNNFAIVQAEDELASIGMVIGAAWNGARAFTCTSGPGVSLMTEFIGLAYFAEIPSVIVNVQRAGPSTGMPTRTQQADILSCAYASHGDTRHVLLFPADPKEAFEMTADALDLADRLQTPVFVMTDLDIGMNERLCDPLEWDDSRTYDRGKVLTHDDLESGKRFGRYLDVDDDGITYRTYPGTHPKRGSFFTRGTSRDRYARYTEEGSAYVDNMQRLLRKFETAKQYVPAPVLHESPTPARHGVIYYGSTACAMEEALADLELEGVPLDALRVRAFPFQDSVIDFAKAYDHVFVVEQNRDGQLRTLLINEGVLDPAQISSIAHYDGTPITARFIRSEIEERLAAFNVRPLRRSAAAGER from the coding sequence ATGCCGATGAAGCTGGAAGCCGTCAACGATTTCGTCATCAAGTTCGCGAACGTGAACGGGTCGGGCTCCGCCTCGGCCAACACGCTCTTCGCGAAGGCCATCATGCGCATGGGCGTGCCGGTCAGCCCGCGCAACATCTTTCCGTCCAACATCCAGGGGCTCCCGACCTGGTACGAGGTGCGCGTGTCGGAGGCCGGGTGGCTGGGCCGGCGCGGCGGGGCGGACCTCATGGTCGCCATGAATCCGCAGACCTGGGAAAAGGACGTGGTCGAGATCGAGCCGGGCGGCTATCTTTTCTACGACTCCACCAAGCCCCTGCACACCGACAAGTTCCGAAGCGACGTGACCGTGCTCGCGATGCCGCTCACGGAGATCTGCAACGCCACCTATTCCGACCCGCGCCAGCGCCAGCTCTTCAAGAACATCATCTACGTGGGGGCCCTCGCCGCGCTCCTCGACATGGACATCGCGGAGGTCGAGAAGCTGGTCGCCGAGCAGTACAAGGGCAAGGAAAAGCTCCTGGAGCCCAACCTGAAGGCGCTGCACCTGGGGCGCGACTACGCGCTCGCCCACCTGCCGTGCCCGCTCGGCATCACCGTCAAGCGCTCCGACAAGGTGGGTGACAAGGTGTTCCTCGAGGGCAACAGCGCGACGGCCCTAGGCGCCGTGTACGGGGGAGCGACGGTCTGCGCCTGGTACCCGATCACACCGTCCTCCTCCGTGGCGGAAGCCTTCGCCCGTCACTGCCGCAAGTTCCGCACGGACGCCGCCACCGGCAAGAACAACTTCGCGATCGTGCAGGCGGAGGACGAGCTTGCCTCCATCGGCATGGTGATCGGCGCGGCGTGGAACGGTGCGCGGGCGTTTACCTGCACCTCCGGCCCGGGCGTTTCGCTCATGACGGAATTCATCGGGCTCGCGTATTTCGCCGAGATTCCGTCGGTGATCGTGAACGTCCAGCGCGCGGGCCCGTCAACCGGCATGCCGACCCGCACCCAGCAGGCGGACATCCTTTCCTGCGCCTACGCCTCGCACGGCGACACCAGGCATGTGCTGCTGTTTCCCGCGGACCCGAAGGAGGCGTTCGAGATGACCGCCGACGCGCTCGACCTCGCCGACCGGCTGCAGACCCCGGTCTTCGTGATGACCGACCTCGACATCGGCATGAACGAGCGCCTCTGCGATCCCCTCGAATGGGACGATTCGCGCACCTACGACCGCGGCAAGGTACTGACCCACGACGACCTCGAGTCCGGCAAGCGTTTCGGCCGCTACCTCGACGTGGACGACGACGGAATCACCTACCGCACCTACCCCGGCACCCACCCGAAGCGGGGGTCGTTCTTCACGCGCGGCACGAGTCGCGACCGCTACGCGCGTTACACGGAGGAGGGCAGCGCCTACGTGGACAACATGCAGCGGCTGCTGCGCAAGTTCGAGACCGCCAAGCAGTACGTTCCAGCGCCCGTGCTGCACGAATCGCCCACGCCGGCGCGCCATGGCGTCATCTACTACGGCTCCACGGCCTGCGCCATGGAAGAGGCGCTGGCGGACCTCGAGCTCGAGGGAGTGCCGCTCGATGCGCTGCGGGTGCGTGCCTTCCCGTTCCAGGACTCGGTGATCGATTTTGCGAAGGCCTACGACCACGTCTTTGTCGTGGAGCAGAACCGCGACGGGCAGCTTCGTACCCTCCTGATCAACGAGGGCGTCCTGGATCCCGCGCAGATTTCCTCCATCGCGCATTACGACGGGACGCCGATCACGGCCCGGTTCATCCGGAGCGAGATCGAGGAACGTCTTGCGGCATTCAACGTAAGGCCGCTGCGCCGCAGCGCAGCCGCAGGAGAGCGCTGA
- a CDS encoding 2-oxoacid:ferredoxin oxidoreductase subunit beta, with amino-acid sequence MTYLAKPKLHHPDLPANSLGFTRRDYEGTISTLCAGCGHDSISAAIVQACWELAIEPHRVAKLSGIGCSSKTPTYFLDKSHGFNSVHGRMPSVLTGANLANRHLIYLGVSGDGDSASIGLGQFAHSMRRGVNMTYIVENNGVYGLTKGQFSATADRGSKSKRGAVNSEEGIDLVCLALQLGATYVARSFSGDKAQLVPLIKGALSHHGAAFIDVISPCVAFNNHEGSTRSYDYVRHHNEAVNALDVITVHREITTAYEPGTLQEVRQHDGSVIRLRKLDGDYDSSSRISAMSHVQTRYAKGEIVTGLLYIEPDAEDLHASLGTVDRPLNELGEPELCPGSAALAKFNASLR; translated from the coding sequence ATGACCTATCTGGCCAAACCCAAGCTGCACCACCCGGACCTCCCTGCAAACTCGCTGGGATTCACGCGCCGCGACTACGAGGGCACGATCTCCACGCTCTGCGCCGGTTGCGGGCACGATTCCATCAGCGCCGCCATCGTCCAGGCTTGCTGGGAGCTCGCCATCGAGCCGCACCGCGTGGCCAAGCTCTCCGGCATCGGGTGCTCGTCGAAGACGCCGACCTACTTTCTCGACAAGTCGCACGGCTTCAATTCGGTGCACGGGCGCATGCCCTCGGTGCTCACGGGAGCCAACCTGGCGAACCGCCACCTCATCTACCTGGGAGTCTCGGGCGACGGTGACTCCGCTTCTATCGGCCTGGGCCAGTTCGCGCACAGCATGCGCCGCGGCGTGAACATGACCTACATCGTCGAGAACAACGGCGTGTACGGGTTGACCAAGGGGCAGTTCTCGGCCACCGCGGACCGCGGGTCCAAGTCCAAGCGCGGCGCCGTGAACAGCGAGGAGGGCATCGACCTCGTGTGCCTCGCGCTCCAGCTGGGCGCCACCTACGTGGCGAGAAGTTTTTCCGGCGACAAGGCGCAGCTGGTGCCCCTCATCAAGGGCGCGCTCTCCCATCATGGCGCGGCGTTCATCGACGTGATCTCCCCCTGCGTGGCCTTCAACAACCACGAGGGATCGACCCGCAGCTACGATTACGTGCGCCACCACAATGAAGCGGTGAATGCCCTCGACGTGATCACCGTGCACAGGGAGATCACCACGGCGTATGAGCCCGGCACGCTTCAGGAAGTGCGCCAGCATGACGGTTCGGTGATTCGGCTTCGCAAGCTGGACGGGGACTACGATTCCAGCAGCCGGATCTCTGCGATGAGCCACGTCCAGACTCGCTACGCCAAGGGCGAGATCGTGACCGGGCTACTCTATATCGAGCCTGATGCGGAAGACCTTCATGCGAGTCTCGGCACGGTCGATCGTCCGCTCAACGAACTCGGCGAGCCCGAGCTCTGCCCCGGCTCCGCCGCGCTCGCGAAGTTCAATGCATCGCTTCGCTAG
- a CDS encoding mechanosensitive ion channel, producing MHRFARFAFAAFACLAALSTGAGAPDVPPAAAIADAPAATQAPPAPATPAGAASPAGGRVATLKVFNRTITEFRSSFLGFLPEERTRRGADALRDILAESGPGEIAVKTIPQGRAITVDGKLAFILQPADVNDLGSETLDSKADHAAKALKRVVEETREARNVERLLGAFVKVAIGTAIALAILWALRRVRGWIALSLAGLASRHAGRLLVGGQAVVGREQVFTGARALTAGIYWLLVAAIVYEWLGFAFIQFPWTRPWGEGLQDATLNLASSAATDVAGALPNLVVAAAIFMIAAVATRTSNRFFAPFVAGESQSGWLDRDTALPTRNLTAAALWIFALSMAYPYLPGAQSDAFKGLSVLVGVMISLGSTSIIGQGANGLILMYTRTIRPGEYVRIGEHEGTVVELGAFTTRIRTGLGEELTISNSLIAGAVTRNYSRAVKGVGFVLDTTVTIGYDAPWRQVQAMLVEAAKRTSGVLDNPAPVVFQTALADFYVEYRLVTQAVPTDPRPRAMVLAELHANIQDVFNEHGVQIMSPHYLGDPAEAKVVPPARWHLAPAPPKDPPRG from the coding sequence ATGCATCGCTTCGCTAGATTCGCGTTCGCGGCCTTCGCCTGCCTCGCAGCGCTTTCCACCGGCGCCGGCGCACCTGACGTGCCGCCCGCAGCGGCGATTGCGGACGCGCCTGCTGCGACGCAAGCGCCACCGGCCCCGGCAACGCCTGCCGGGGCGGCATCACCCGCGGGGGGCAGGGTCGCGACGCTCAAGGTCTTCAACCGGACCATCACCGAATTTCGCAGCTCGTTCCTGGGCTTCCTTCCCGAGGAGCGTACGCGACGCGGGGCCGACGCCTTGCGCGACATTCTCGCTGAAAGCGGACCGGGCGAAATCGCGGTCAAGACGATCCCCCAGGGTCGGGCGATCACCGTGGACGGCAAGCTCGCGTTCATCCTGCAGCCCGCGGATGTGAACGACCTCGGCAGCGAGACGCTTGATTCGAAGGCAGACCACGCGGCGAAGGCGCTCAAGCGCGTGGTCGAGGAAACGCGCGAAGCACGCAACGTCGAGAGGCTGCTGGGCGCTTTCGTGAAAGTCGCGATCGGCACGGCCATCGCCCTGGCGATTCTCTGGGCGCTCAGGCGGGTACGAGGCTGGATCGCCCTGTCACTGGCCGGCCTCGCAAGCCGTCATGCCGGGCGGTTGCTCGTCGGCGGACAGGCCGTGGTCGGCCGCGAACAGGTGTTCACAGGCGCCCGGGCACTTACCGCGGGAATTTATTGGCTGCTGGTCGCGGCGATCGTCTACGAGTGGCTCGGCTTCGCGTTCATCCAGTTTCCCTGGACGCGGCCCTGGGGCGAGGGACTGCAGGATGCCACCCTCAATTTAGCCTCCTCGGCGGCGACGGACGTCGCTGGGGCGCTGCCGAACCTGGTCGTGGCGGCCGCGATCTTCATGATCGCGGCGGTCGCCACGCGCACCTCCAACCGCTTCTTCGCGCCGTTCGTGGCCGGCGAGAGCCAATCGGGTTGGCTCGACCGTGACACCGCGTTGCCCACGCGCAATCTCACCGCGGCAGCCCTGTGGATATTCGCGCTCTCGATGGCCTATCCGTACCTTCCCGGCGCGCAGAGCGACGCGTTCAAGGGCCTTTCGGTGCTGGTGGGGGTGATGATTTCGCTTGGATCCACGAGCATCATCGGGCAGGGAGCCAACGGGCTCATCCTCATGTACACCCGCACGATTCGCCCCGGCGAATACGTGCGCATCGGCGAACACGAGGGGACGGTGGTGGAACTGGGCGCGTTCACCACGCGCATCCGCACGGGACTGGGCGAGGAGCTCACGATCTCCAATTCTCTCATTGCCGGTGCGGTCACCAGGAACTACTCGCGGGCCGTGAAGGGCGTGGGCTTCGTGCTCGACACGACCGTCACCATCGGCTACGACGCGCCATGGCGGCAGGTGCAGGCGATGCTCGTCGAGGCGGCGAAACGCACCTCGGGCGTGCTGGACAATCCCGCCCCGGTCGTCTTCCAGACGGCGCTCGCGGATTTCTACGTCGAATACCGCCTGGTCACGCAAGCCGTCCCGACCGACCCGCGGCCCCGGGCCATGGTCCTGGCCGAGCTGCACGCGAACATCCAGGACGTGTTCAACGAGCACGGGGTGCAGATCATGTCGCCGCACTACCTGGGCGACCCGGCCGAGGCGAAGGTCGTGCCGCCGGCTCGATGGCACCTGGCGCCGGCGCCCCCGAAGGACCCGCCCCGTGGTTGA
- the ltaE gene encoding low-specificity L-threonine aldolase encodes MVDLRSDTVTRPSAAMRDAMARAEVGDDVFGDDPTVIALQEKAAAMFGMEAGLFFPSGTQSNLAALMAHCARGEEVIVGQDAHTYRYEGGGAAVLGSIQPQPLQNLPDGTLDLAMVEAAIKPDDPHFAITRLLALENTIGGKVIGRDYLAKAVTLAWKRGLATHLDGARIFNAAVKLGMPVNLLCAGFDTISVCLSKGLGTPAGTVLVGHQGLIDRARRIRKMLGGGMRQAGILAAAGLYALERNVSRLAEDHANAERLARGLAGAGCEVEPVQTNMVFVKVARERCAALQEHLKASGIVAIVSPRTRLVTHLDVDEAGIDRATSAFGSFFRSSAAAD; translated from the coding sequence GTGGTTGACCTGCGTAGCGACACCGTCACGCGCCCGTCGGCCGCCATGCGGGACGCGATGGCGCGCGCCGAGGTGGGCGATGACGTCTTCGGCGACGATCCGACTGTCATCGCGCTCCAGGAGAAGGCCGCCGCGATGTTCGGCATGGAGGCGGGGCTCTTCTTTCCCTCCGGCACGCAGTCGAATCTCGCCGCCCTCATGGCCCACTGCGCGCGTGGCGAGGAGGTGATCGTCGGCCAGGACGCGCACACCTACCGCTACGAAGGCGGCGGCGCCGCGGTCCTCGGTTCCATCCAGCCGCAGCCGCTGCAGAACCTCCCTGACGGCACGCTCGACCTCGCGATGGTCGAGGCGGCCATCAAGCCGGACGATCCGCACTTCGCCATCACGCGCCTGCTCGCTCTCGAGAACACGATCGGCGGCAAGGTCATCGGCCGCGACTATCTCGCGAAGGCGGTGACGCTGGCCTGGAAGCGAGGGCTGGCCACGCATCTCGACGGCGCGCGCATCTTCAACGCCGCGGTGAAGCTCGGCATGCCCGTGAATCTCCTGTGCGCGGGCTTCGACACCATTTCGGTTTGCCTGTCGAAGGGGCTCGGTACACCGGCCGGCACGGTCCTCGTGGGTCACCAGGGGCTCATCGACCGGGCCAGGCGCATCCGCAAGATGCTGGGCGGGGGAATGCGGCAGGCGGGCATTCTCGCCGCTGCCGGGCTGTACGCCCTGGAGCGGAACGTTTCGAGGCTGGCGGAGGATCATGCCAACGCCGAGCGGCTGGCGCGCGGGCTGGCCGGCGCAGGCTGTGAAGTCGAGCCGGTGCAGACGAACATGGTCTTCGTGAAGGTCGCCAGGGAGCGCTGCGCAGCCCTTCAGGAGCACCTGAAGGCGAGCGGGATCGTCGCCATCGTGTCGCCGCGCACGCGACTGGTCACGCACCTCGACGTGGACGAAGCCGGCATCGATCGCGCGACTTCCGCGTTCGGGTCGTTTTTCCGCAGTTCCGCAGCGGCGGACTGA